GGCCGTTAGCCCTTCAGGTACATACGGCCGCTAGCCGTTACCCCTTCAGGTACATACGGCCGCTAGCGGTTAGCCCTTCAGGTACATACGGCCGCTAGCGGTTAGCCGTTACCCCTTCAGGTACATACGGCCGCTAGCGGTTAGCCGTTACCCCTTCAGGTACATACGGCCGTTAGCCGTTACCCCTTCAGGTACATACGGCCGCTAGCCGTTAGCCGTTACCCCTTCAGGTACATACGGCCGCTAGCGGTTAGCCGTTACCCCTTCAGGTACATACGGCCGCTAGCGGTTAGCCGTTACCCCTTCAGGTACATACAGCCGCTAGCCGTTACCCCTTCAGGTACATACGGCCGCTAGCCGTTAGCCGTTACCCCTTCAGGTACATACGGCCGCTAGCCGTTACCCCTTCAGGTACATACGGCCGCTAGCGGTTAGCCGTTAGCCCCCGCCCGCCGCGGCTACGGCATCGCCGGGGGGTTCACCTGCAGTCTGGTTTagtctggtaccagctggttcCAGGTGGTTCCAGGTGGTTCCAGCTTAGTAGATACAGCAGTTTGCAGCTCCCGAACCTGCAACCCCTAACCCCCATTCCCGAACACTTAACATCTATCCCCTACCCTCCAACCCCTAACGCTAACCTGCAACCTTTAACCCTCTAACCTCCTGACGCGTTTACCGTCTGTCCTGACCCGTTTACCGTCTGTCCTGACGCGTTTACCGTCTGTCCTGACGCGTTTaccgtctgtccgtctgtcctgACCCGTTTaccgtctgtccgtctgtcctgACCCGTTTaccgtctgtccgtctgtcctgACCCGTTTACCGTCTGTCCTGACCCGTTTaccgtctgtccgtctgtcctgACCCGTTTACCGTCTGTCCTGACCCGTTTaccgtctgtccgtctgtcctgACCCGTTTACCGTCTGTCCTGACCCGTTTACCGTCTGTCCTGACCCGTTTACCGTCTGTCCTGACCCGTTTACCGTCTGTCCTGACCCGTTTACCGTCTGTCCTGACCCGTTTACCGTCTGTCCTGACCCGTTTACCGTCTGTCCTGACCCGTTTACCGTCTGTCCTGACCCGTTTaccgtctgtccgtctgtcctgACCCGTTTACCGTCTGTCCTGACCCGTTTACCGTCTGTCCTGACCCGTTTACCGTCTGTCCTGACCCGTTTACCGTCTGTCCTGACCCGTTTACCGTCTGTCCTGACCCGTTTaccgtctgtccgtctgtcctgACCCGTTTACCGTCTGTCCTGACCCGTTTACCGTCTGTCCTGACCCGTTTACCGTCTGTCCTGACCCGTTTACCGTCTGTCCCGACCCGTTTACTGTCTGTCCTGACCCGTTTACCGTCTGTCCCGACCCGTTTACCGTCTGTCCTGACCCGTTTACCGTCTGTCCTGACCCGTTTACCGTCTGTCCTGACCCGTTTACCGTCTGTCCTGACCCGTTTACCGTCTGTCCTGACCCGTTTACCGTCTGTCCTGACCCGTTTACCGTCTGTCCTGACCCGTTTACCGTCTGTCCTGACCCGTTTaccgtctgtccgtctgtcctgACCCGTTTACCGTCTGTCCTGACCCGTCTGTCCTGACCCGTTTACCGTCTGTCCTGACCCGTCTGTCCTGACCCGTTTACCGTCTGTCCTGACCCGTTTACCGTCTGTCCTGACCCGTTTACCGTCTGTCCTGACCCGTTTACCGTCTGTCCTGACCCGTTTACCGTCTGTCCTGACCCGTTTACCGTCTGTCCTGACCCGTTTGTGTTTGAGTCTAACTGATTAGTGATGACTTCCTCTTGAAATGGTTGTTGTTCGGTGTTTAAATCTGGTTTCTCTCCCGTTGCTCTCGTGGACAGACCTGCACCTGAGGTGAGTCtgagtctggtcctggtcctggaccctgcaggtcctgcaggtcctggaggtcctggaccctgcaggtcctgcaggtcctggagaccTCTGCTAACGGCGATGCTAATGGCGATGCTAACGGCGATGCTAACATCTCTCTCCCCCCCAGGCTGCCCCTCCACCCCTACCACGTGCCCTCCTGTAACGGGTCCCAGGGCAACGCCACCTTCCTGCAGGGCGACTTCTCGTCCTCCGCCCAGTTCTTCGTCTGCGTCGGCGTCTTCGGGTTCCTGTACTGCACCGGCACGCTGGTGCTGTACCTGGGCTACCAGAACCGGTACCGGCAGACGGCCCGCGGACCCATCATCGTACGTAACCCTCACCTgagtccagtagaaccagtagaaccagtacctgagtccagtagaaccagtatggggtCATGATACTCGGTGCCCAAAACACTGCAGTCTGGTCCAGTCGTTAAGCTGTGCTGCCATAACCGTCGTTATGCAGACCTGGTTTTCTTCCTGTAAATCCCAGCCGGCGAACCCGTCTCTCAGGCCGGTGAGACCGTCTCTCAGGCCGGTGAGACCGTCTCTCAGGCCGGTGAGACCGTCTCTCAGGCCGGTGAGACCGTCTCTCAGGCCGGCCGTTTCCTCCCGTGTGGTCGTCCTGGAAGCAGGACACTTGAAGACAGCGAGCCTTGAGATCTTAGTCTTGGTCGGGTCCATGTAGGGGGAGCAGgagggggggcaggagggggagcggaggccgaagccaggaggcagggccagtAGAGCCAGCTCTggaaggacgcccacgctcccccaccggccatccaagttgacgggggccggccctccagggccccaccgtacctccacgggcccccggcgccgccggagcccccagacggagggggaaccgGTCCAGCATtcctccattcatactgacaacataaaacatagacacctgggaatggctcctgaaataataataataataataataataataataataataataataataataataataatcatcatcatcatcatcatcatctaaaATAATTCCACACAGCTGACGTGCTGCTTCTATTTGGTACCAAGCTTTTCTGCTGTGTCAGCTTCTGTAGAGCCTGAGGCCGTGGTAGCCGTGGTAGCCATGGTAGCCATGGTTACGAGCCCCGACACTGAGGCCATAGTAGCCATGGTTACCAGCCCCAACACTGAGACCGTGGTAGCcgtggtccaggtccaggtcctggtctggtccagaTCCTGGTCTGGTTCAGGTTCTAACCCCCCCTCTCTtccaggtcctggtctggtctggtccaggtccaggtcctggtctggtccagatccaggtctggtccaggtcctggtccaggttctggttctaaccccccccctctcttccaggacctggtcctcaccgcctccttctccttcctgtggctggtctggtctggaccaggtcctggaccaggtccaggtctggtccaggtcctggtccaggtccaggttctaaCCCCCCCTCTCTTCCAGGACCTGGTCCTCACCGCCTCCTTCTCCTTCCTGTGGCTGGTCTCCTCGTCTGCGTGGGGGAAAGGTCTCACCGATGTGAAGTGGGCGACCAACCCCACCCACCTGGTGGCCTCCTGCCGGGACCTGAGCTGTGACCCGGGGGAGTTCCCGGCCATGGGCCGCCTCAACGCCTCCGTGGtgagtccaggtcctggtcctggtcc
This genomic window from Cololabis saira isolate AMF1-May2022 chromosome 8, fColSai1.1, whole genome shotgun sequence contains:
- the LOC133448220 gene encoding synaptophysin-like protein 1 isoform X1; amino-acid sequence: MEAAQGLVSGFSLDLGPLKEPLGFIRVLEWVFAIFAFATTGGYSGSSHFLVKCPRGDVPVQADFGYPFRLPLHPYHVPSCNGSQGNATFLQGDFSSSAQFFVCVGVFGFLYCTGTLVLYLGYQNRYRQTARGPIIDLVLTASFSFLWLVSSSAWGKGLTDVKWATNPTHLVASCRDLSCDPGEFPAMGRLNASVIFGFLNLILWSGNCWFIYKETPLHQDRGALPDPLKEGGAPGP
- the LOC133448220 gene encoding synaptophysin-like isoform X3; amino-acid sequence: MEAAQGLVSGFSLDLGPLKEPLGFIRVLEWVFAIFAFATTGGYSGSSHFLVKCPRGDVPVQADFGYPFRLPLHPYHVPSCNGSQGNATFLQGDFSSSAQFFVCVGVFGFLYCTGTLVLYLGYQNRYRQTARGPIIDLVLTASFSFLWLVSSSAWGKGLTDVKWATNPTHLVASCRDLSCDPGEFPAMGRLNASVVSPGPGPDH